The DNA region CGAATGAACTTCCTTATACGGTAAGGTTGGGGTCCTATCCCGTTATGGAAAGCTATGATTTGCTCGACGAACCTGGTGTTCTTAGAATTCCAGGTGGGCATACTAAGCCCGAGTGGCTAGCAACTCAGATTTACAAGGAGGCTGTTTTTGAGGCGAAGTTCGCTGACACCAAAAATACGCCTCTTGAAGGCGGCATAGCCAGTCTTGTCATGAGTTTTGGTGAAAACGAACCCACCATCACACATCATTCAATCAGCGATGCTAGTGGTGTTGCCTCACGACTTATTGAATTTGGGCGCTGTGATGGAGGGGTTGAAGCTCTGGATTTTGTCGACAAACAGATGGGCTTCAATACCTGGAGAAGTCTTTATAACGTAGCAGGCTATTTTGTGCAAAATTCATCTTTGGGACCACTGAAGACAACGCCTCGCATTGTATTTATGGGCCATATCTGTAAGCAGACTGTTCTGCGAACTGTGGCTCCCCGCGGTTGACTAAAAAAGGTCTGGCGGGCCATCTGTCCCGCCAGACTGCTTTCATACAGATACAGAAAGGTATGAGAAGTCTCGTTTTTCAGCGTTGCTTTGGACTTGTTGTACCCATTCACTGTGCATGTTTTTTTCGCTGGTGTTCATGATTTTTCCGTAGTCGATCACGTCCTGAAAGTTACTGATATCGAGTGTGTATCGCCCGCCAAAAGTTTTATGATCATGGTCGACCAATGTCATGATTGTTTTGGCGTGACGCTGCGCCTGACTTTTAAAATCTCTGAAATCATTGATGGCTTGTGTGAGAACCGACTTGTCGTTTTCAGTCAGGCTGTTATCGTAGTCAATGATCTTCAACGATGCATTTTCATCCAAGGTGAAGCCGAACTTTTTACGTGCAAGTTCAGGATAGCTATCTTGCAGCTGTTCTTGAAAACTGCTGTAAGTGATATTCATGAGGGCAAGCTCCAATATCTCGTGCAATTTTTTATCATTGACATAGTCAATCCGATTTTTTATATGTTCATTGATCGGCTCAATCAACCACGGCTCTTTCTGATATTCGTAAAACTTTTTTTCTTTCGTCAGTTTTGCCTCAGATGCAACGATGTCTTTCGGACTGATATCTTCTGTCGGTTCGGCATTGCTGACGCTATGCATCAGTTTGATCTGTTGCAGGGTGCCTGCCTGGTTCGGTATTCCATTAATGTTCAAGACGTTGCCCTCCATTTGGTCTCCTACCGGATAGCGGCCCGCTTACCAAAAACTTGGCCTGATAAACCAGTAGGAAATTTCCGAGAGGGCACCCAACTGTGACGCTGTTCTCAAGTGGCCAAAAGCGTTGGCGATTTTCCCAACCGCTTATTCAACTCCAGCCCGTTCGCCATCAGCATCATCAGCCCCAACCCGACGATCGCCGTGGTCACCTGCATCGGCCATGTATCACCTGCCAGCGCATTCGCCATGTCTGCCAGTGGCGCGAGCAGCACGCCCAGGCAGAAAACTTCCAGTGAATAACGCCCCATGCGGCAGGTCTGGCGGGCGGGCCAGTTTTCCAGCCAATGGCCTGAGGTTGGCAGCAGTCGTGCGACGACGTAGACCAGCGCGAGGAAGTGCAGCAATCGGACCGGCGCAAGGTCGGTCTTGCTGATGGGATAAAGGCTGTCGAGGTGCAGGGTCGAGACCAGTGCGCTGTGCAGCGCGGGTAATTTTTCGCTGAAGGTCAGGATTCCGGCGATCAGCACGTAGACGGCAGCGATCATGAACAGCGGCTGTTGCTGAAGAGGAGGGCGCTGCGCTGTTGTCGATGTCTCGCTGTGCAAGGCACAGGCGCCGCCGAGAATGAACAGCAATTGCCAGGCCACCGGGTTGAAGTACCACACGCCGCCGCCTTCGTAGGCGCGCAGGTTCCAGCCGAACAGCGGCACCATCAGGTACAGGGCAATCGACAGGCCGACCGCGACTTCGAGTTTGCGCAGCATCAACGGCAATGTCAGTGGCAAGGTCAGCAGCAGTACGATGTAAAGCGGCAGCGGGTCGGTCAGGTTGGGTTTGAAGCGCAGCAGCAGTTCGTCGGCCAGTGCCTGTTGCGGGTTGCCGACGAAGTATTCGAGCCCCATCTGCTGGACCATGTCGCGGGTTTCGACATGGTTGTTGGCAACGAAGACGATGCCCATCAGCAAGGTCAGCAGAAAGATGTGCACCACATACAGCACCCAGGTGCGCCGCAGGATGCGCACGCCGGCCACCAGCATGCCGTCGCGTCGGGCGATGCGCCCGTAGGCCATGATCGCCGCGTAGCCAGCGAGGAAAACGAAGACTTCTGCTGCATCGCTGAAGCCGAAGTTGCGCAAGGTCAGCTGTGCCAGAGGGTTATCCGGCACGTGATCCCAGAATATGAAGATCAGCGCCAGGCCGCGAAAGAAGTCGATTCGATGATCGCGTCCGTTAGTCATAACGGTGGACTCTTGAAAGTGCTAATGATTGAAGATCGTCCGCAGAGGGCTCAGGTTCCAGGCCGCCGACCAGTGACGTTCGGCGGCGCGGCAGGGTGCCGTTCTGCGTTACAAATTGCAAAGCCCGGCTATTACAGAATGTCTCCGGCGCACCGGCTTCAGAAGGTTTGCGGCTGTCAGCAGTGTCGTGCGACTGTCCCATCAAGCCAGATAATGGCAGTAATCAACAACAATCATTCTCATCCATCGCAATGTTACTGTATAACGATTGCAGTCAACTCACTGGAGAGAACGCCATGAAACCCGATATCCATCCTGCCTACCGCACCGTGTTGTTCCACGACACTGCCGCCGACGTCCACTTTTTGATCGGCTCAACGGTAGACACCGACCGGACGCAACAGCACACCGACGGCACGACCTATCCGTATGTCGCGCTCGACGTTTCCAGCGCCTCGCACCCGATGTACACCGGTCAGCAGCGCAAGACCACTAACGAAGGCCGCATCGCGGGCTTCAACAAGCGTTTCGCCACCTTCGGCTCAAGCGGCAAGAAAGAAACCGAAGCGGCTCAATGAGCCGTCTGACTTCCCGGTCGCGTGCATTGCACATGAATTGCCCGCGACCGGGATTTTTTTGCCTGAATTTCGAGTGGACGGCCCATCATCTACTGGACTAACGGCCGGAATTGCTTTTATCTTCGCGGCCTGAAAAACAGGAGTAACCGCTTTGAAAAAGTCAGTCGCCATCGTTTTTGGTGGGCAATCCAGCGAGCATGAGGTTTCGTTGCAATCGGCACGCAACGTGATCAATGCGATTGATCGTGAACGCTATGCGCTGACCCTGATCGGCGTCGACAAGCTGGGCCGTTGGCTGCGCTTTGATGAGGCCGATTACCTGGTCAATGCCAACGATCCTGCGCGGATCCAGCTGAGCACCTCCGGCAAGCAACTTTCGTTGCTGCCCGGTAATGATGGCGGGCAGTTTGTCGAGGTCGAGACGTGTACGCCGCTGGCGAGCATCGACGTGGTGTTCCCGCTGATCCATGGCGCCTTTGGTGAAGACGGTGCGTTGCAAGGCGTGTTGCGGATGCTGGCCATTCCGTTCGTGGGCGCTGATGTTCTCGCGTCTGCGTCGTGCATGGACAAGGACGTGACCAAGCGCCTGTTACGTGACGCCGGCATTGCTGTTGCACCATTCGTTGTATTGACGCGTGGTGAAAGCATTTCTTTCGCTGATGCGGCCGGGCAACTGGGCCTGCCGATGTTCGTCAAACCGGCCAATCAAGGTTCGTCGGTCGGCGTCAGCAAAGTGTCTGACGAGGCGGGTTTCGCCGCTGCACTGGCGCTGGGTTTCGAGTTTGATCACAAGCTGCTGATCGAGCAGGGCATCGTCGGCCGGGAGGTGGAGTGCGCTGTGCTGGGCAACCATGAGCCGCAGGTCAGCGTCTGCGGCGAGGTCATTGCCAACGACGAATTCTATGCCTACGACACCAAGTACCTGAACGGTGATCAGGCGCGCATCGCCATCCCTGCCGAGATGCCTGCCGATCTGAGTGATCAGGTGCGTGAAGTCGCGTTGCAGGCCTACAAAGTGCTGGGTTGCGCAGGCCTGTCACGGGTGGATTTCTTCGTCACCGAAGCACGGCAGATCATCATCAACGAGGTTAATACGTTGCCCGGTTTCACCTCGATCAGCATGTACCCCAAGCTCTGGCAGGCCAGCGGGCTGACTTATGCCGAACTGATCCATCGCCTGATCGTGCTGGCTTTGGAGGGGGCGGATGAGGCGCGGCTGCTGAAGAGGGACATCTTCGTATGAAGGTCATCAGCATAGCGGCTGCGCTGTTGATCGGCCCCGATGGGCAGACCTTGCTGGTACGCAAGCGCGGCACTCAGGCGTTCATGCAGCCGGGCGGCAAGATCGAGACCGGCGAACCGGCCCCGTTGGCGCTGGCCAGGGAGCTTGAAGAAGAGCTCGGGCTGATCATCGACCCGCAGCAGGCGACGTTCCTGGGTGAGTTCGCGGCACCAGCGGCCAACGAGCCGGGTTTTGAGGTGCGCTGCCAGCTTTACGAGGTCAGGACTGATGCGCAGGTGCTGCCCGCCGCCGAGATCGAAGAAGTGATCTGGGTAGGCGCTGACAGTCATCCCGATCTGAATCTGGCTCCGTTGACCCGCGATCTGATCCTGCCGTTGTACCGCCAGCGGCAGGCCGACGCGCACTGAAAAAAGTGTCGTCCTGCGCCATGGCGCGGGGCGCTGCTTTCAGCGAGCGATCCCTTCAGCGAGCGACTTTTCAGCGAACCACGCTCACCCCGTCCAGCGTCGAGAAGGACGTGTCCTTGGCCGTCAGCAGAAAGTCACGCATGTAGGGCGCGTCGAGCATGTCGGCACGAATACCGGCATAGAGCGTCGCGAACAGCCCTTTTTCCCCAAGTCGCTTGCCCTTCACGTAACCGCGTGAGCTGTATTCATGCAGCGCCCAATGCGGCATGCCGCACACGCCACGGCCACTGGCGACCAGTTGCATCATCATCACCGTCAGTTCCGAGGTTCGGACTTGCGCGGGCTCGATGTCGGCGGGCTCCAGAAAACGGGTGAAAATGTCCAGCCGGTCGCGTTCGACCGGGTAGGTAATCAGCGTTTCAGTGAGCAGGTCTTCCGGGACGATATACGGCTTGCTCGCCAGCGCATGCTGATTGGCCACTGCCAGCATCGCTTCGTAGGTGAACAGCGGCACGTAGGTGATGCCGGGCAACTCCAGCGGGTCCGATGTCACCACCAGATCCAGATCGCCCCTCGCCAATGCAGGCAACGGCGCAAACGAGAATCCGGACGACAGGTCCAGTTCGACTTCTGGCCAGGCATCGCGGAACTGGTCAATGGTCGGCATCAGCCATTGAAAACAGCTGTGGCACTCGATGGCCATGTGCAAGCGGCCTGCCGTACCGCCCGCCAGGCGGGCAATGTCGCGCTCGGCGCCGCGCAGTTGCGGCAGTATTGAATCGGCCAGTTGCAGCAGACGCAGGCCGGCACTGGTGAAGCGTACCGGCTTGGTCTTGCGCACGAACAGCGGCATGCCGAGGCGCTCTTCCAGTTCTTTGAACTGGTGGGACAGCGCCGATTGCGTCAGATGCAGGCGTTCGGCGGCTTCCACAAGGCTGTCGGCCTCGCGCAAGGCGTGCAAGGTTTTGAGGTGGCGTATTTCAAGCACCGTCCCGGCTCCATGAATAGTATTTGTGATCAACACGAAAAAAATGAGTTTGTCTCATGATGTATCGGCTGTCGACAATAGCGTCATCTTTTATGGAGGACGCACCATGGCCCTGGCCCAACATTCTGAATGTCTGCTCATCGGCGCAGATCGTGAATTGCAGCAAGCGCTGCAGGCTTTCTGGAAAGAGGGTCAGGGGATTTCGGCGGGGGCTGATGTGTCTGGCGCAGCATTGCGCACCTGGCTGCGCGCGCAGTATCCGCAGTGGGTGCCGCAGCTAGAGGGCAAGCAGCGCTTTCAACCGGACTGGCAGCCTTTGCTGGCCAGTGCCAAGGAGGCCTGTGAGCAGGGCCGCAAGCCCGCATTGATCGGCCCGCTAACTCTTCTCTGGCTGAGCGAAGTTCAGGATGATGAGGTTGACCGGCTCGAATGGCTTGAGCAGTTGTTGCCCGTGTATGGCGAAATCTTCGGGCGGCTGGCTGCGCGGGGCGTCGAATGGGTGCAGATCGACGAACCCATTCTGACGCTGGACTTGCCGCTGGCATGGACAAACGCTTTCGAGCGCGCTTACCACATCCTTCAGTATTCGCCATTGAAGAAGCTGGTGGCTACTTATCACGGCGACCTGCGCTGCAATCTCGGCGTTGCGGCGTTGTTGCCGGTCGCAGGCCTGCATCTGGACAGCGTCAGTGTGCCGGAGCAGCTGGCCTCGGTGTTTGATCGCCTGCCCACCT from Pseudomonas syringae includes:
- a CDS encoding OpgC domain-containing protein translates to MTNGRDHRIDFFRGLALIFIFWDHVPDNPLAQLTLRNFGFSDAAEVFVFLAGYAAIMAYGRIARRDGMLVAGVRILRRTWVLYVVHIFLLTLLMGIVFVANNHVETRDMVQQMGLEYFVGNPQQALADELLLRFKPNLTDPLPLYIVLLLTLPLTLPLMLRKLEVAVGLSIALYLMVPLFGWNLRAYEGGGVWYFNPVAWQLLFILGGACALHSETSTTAQRPPLQQQPLFMIAAVYVLIAGILTFSEKLPALHSALVSTLHLDSLYPISKTDLAPVRLLHFLALVYVVARLLPTSGHWLENWPARQTCRMGRYSLEVFCLGVLLAPLADMANALAGDTWPMQVTTAIVGLGLMMLMANGLELNKRLGKSPTLLAT
- a CDS encoding type B 50S ribosomal protein L31 encodes the protein MKPDIHPAYRTVLFHDTAADVHFLIGSTVDTDRTQQHTDGTTYPYVALDVSSASHPMYTGQQRKTTNEGRIAGFNKRFATFGSSGKKETEAAQ
- the ddlA gene encoding D-alanine--D-alanine ligase, which gives rise to MKKSVAIVFGGQSSEHEVSLQSARNVINAIDRERYALTLIGVDKLGRWLRFDEADYLVNANDPARIQLSTSGKQLSLLPGNDGGQFVEVETCTPLASIDVVFPLIHGAFGEDGALQGVLRMLAIPFVGADVLASASCMDKDVTKRLLRDAGIAVAPFVVLTRGESISFADAAGQLGLPMFVKPANQGSSVGVSKVSDEAGFAAALALGFEFDHKLLIEQGIVGREVECAVLGNHEPQVSVCGEVIANDEFYAYDTKYLNGDQARIAIPAEMPADLSDQVREVALQAYKVLGCAGLSRVDFFVTEARQIIINEVNTLPGFTSISMYPKLWQASGLTYAELIHRLIVLALEGADEARLLKRDIFV
- a CDS encoding NUDIX hydrolase, which produces MKVISIAAALLIGPDGQTLLVRKRGTQAFMQPGGKIETGEPAPLALARELEEELGLIIDPQQATFLGEFAAPAANEPGFEVRCQLYEVRTDAQVLPAAEIEEVIWVGADSHPDLNLAPLTRDLILPLYRQRQADAH
- the metR gene encoding transcriptional regulator MetR gives rise to the protein MLEIRHLKTLHALREADSLVEAAERLHLTQSALSHQFKELEERLGMPLFVRKTKPVRFTSAGLRLLQLADSILPQLRGAERDIARLAGGTAGRLHMAIECHSCFQWLMPTIDQFRDAWPEVELDLSSGFSFAPLPALARGDLDLVVTSDPLELPGITYVPLFTYEAMLAVANQHALASKPYIVPEDLLTETLITYPVERDRLDIFTRFLEPADIEPAQVRTSELTVMMMQLVASGRGVCGMPHWALHEYSSRGYVKGKRLGEKGLFATLYAGIRADMLDAPYMRDFLLTAKDTSFSTLDGVSVVR
- a CDS encoding 5-methyltetrahydropteroyltriglutamate--homocysteine methyltransferase: MALAQHSECLLIGADRELQQALQAFWKEGQGISAGADVSGAALRTWLRAQYPQWVPQLEGKQRFQPDWQPLLASAKEACEQGRKPALIGPLTLLWLSEVQDDEVDRLEWLEQLLPVYGEIFGRLAARGVEWVQIDEPILTLDLPLAWTNAFERAYHILQYSPLKKLVATYHGDLRCNLGVAALLPVAGLHLDSVSVPEQLASVFDRLPTYKVLSLGECAQPEDWRHESLLEARARFGENLILADQVAA